The nucleotide sequence GTTCTCAAGTTCGGTTAATATCTCTAATGCGGATGCTTCCCTCATGGATATATTTTTTCAAGTAATCTTGGGAAAGGGATTGTTTCTCTTACATGGGGAAGCTTGGCAATCCATGCAAGTGTTCTTTCTATTCCTATACCAAATCCACTATCGGGAACTGATCCATACCTT is from Caldisericaceae bacterium and encodes:
- a CDS encoding asparagine--tRNA ligase, translated to EIIGGSQRIHDYDLLLQRMNENNLPIENYQWYLDLRRYGSVPDSGFGIGIERTLAWIAKLPHVRETIPFPRLLEKIYP